GCCATGATGTGGGGCACGATCGTCGTGGCCTTCATCCTGAGCCTGGGCCTGTTCTTCTACCTGCCGCTGGTCCTGACCGACCTGACCGGCGTGCGCCACGGGTTCGGCTTCAACCTGATCGACGGCGTGATCCGCATCGTGATGTTCGTGGCCTACCTGATGCTCATCTCGCGGATGAAGGACATGGCGCGCGTCTTCGAGTACCACGGCGCCGAGCACATGTCGATCCACGCCTTCGAGGCGCACCGCGACCTCACGGTCGACCAGACGCGCCCCTTCACGACCCTGCACCCGCGCTGCGGCACCAGCTTCCTGTTCTTCGTGATGCTGATCTCGGTGGTCGTGTTCAGCTTCCTGGGCCGCCCCGACGACGTCGGGCAGCGCCTGCTGCGGCTGGCCTTCGTGCCGGTCATCGGCGGCCTGGCCTACGAGGCGATCAAGCTCTCGGGGCGCTTCCGCAACGCCTGGTTCGTGCGGCCCCTGATCTGGCCGGGCCTGATGCTGCAGAAGATCACCACCAGCCGCCCCGACGACTCCCAGCTCGAGGTGGGCCTGGCCGCCCTGCGGGCGGTGCTCGAACCCGAGCCCGAGGGCTTCCGGACGCGGACCTACGACGCGCCGGCGGCCGTGCCGGCGGAGGCCTGACGTGAAGGACATCATCGTCCGCCTGCGGGAGAAGTCGACGGCGTTGGAGCAGCAGCTCAGCGACGGCGACCTGGTCAAGGACCGCCAGAGGTTCCGCGACGTCTCGCGCGAGCACGCCCACCTGCGCGACGTGCTGGAGATCGCCGGGCGGTGGGAGGCGCTGGCGGAGACGCTCGCCGGCCACCGCGAGCTGCTGCACGGCGAGACCGATCCCGAGCTGCTGGCCCTGGTCCGCGAGGAGTTGCCCGGCTGCGAGCGCGACTTCGCGGCGGCCGAGGCGGAGCTGGAGCTGGCGCTGCTCCCCCGCGACCCCAACGACGACCGCGACGCCATCCTGGAGGTGCGAGCGGGCACGGGCGGCGACGAGGCGGCGCTGTTCGCCGAGGAGATCGCCCGCATGTACGTGCGCTTCGCCGAGCGCCGCCGCTGGCGGGTCGAGCTGCTCGAGACGACCCCCGGCACCGCCGGCGGCGTCAAGGAGATCAGCTACGCCGTGCGCGGCGAAGGCGTCTACGGGCTGCTGCGCTGGGAGAGCGGCGTGCACCGCGTCCAGCGCGTGCCCGCCACCGAGAGCCAGGGCCGCATCCACACCTCGGCCGTCACCGTCGCGGTGCTGCCCGAGGCCGAGGAGGTCGACGTCCAGATCGGCGAGAACGACCTGCGCATCGACGTCTACCGCGCCTCCGGCCCCGGCGGCCAGTCGGTCA
The bacterium DNA segment above includes these coding regions:
- a CDS encoding DUF1385 domain-containing protein, encoding MNGQPAAGSEAPRVCDPREMDLAVGGQAVIEGVMMRSPTAIATAVRTPDGRIVVRKQPFRSVFRRWRFLNVPVLRGGIHLIESMGLGIGALMFSADQAMTEERVETKKGFKDTAMMWGTIVVAFILSLGLFFYLPLVLTDLTGVRHGFGFNLIDGVIRIVMFVAYLMLISRMKDMARVFEYHGAEHMSIHAFEAHRDLTVDQTRPFTTLHPRCGTSFLFFVMLISVVVFSFLGRPDDVGQRLLRLAFVPVIGGLAYEAIKLSGRFRNAWFVRPLIWPGLMLQKITTSRPDDSQLEVGLAALRAVLEPEPEGFRTRTYDAPAAVPAEA
- the prfA gene encoding peptide chain release factor 1 codes for the protein MKDIIVRLREKSTALEQQLSDGDLVKDRQRFRDVSREHAHLRDVLEIAGRWEALAETLAGHRELLHGETDPELLALVREELPGCERDFAAAEAELELALLPRDPNDDRDAILEVRAGTGGDEAALFAEEIARMYVRFAERRRWRVELLETTPGTAGGVKEISYAVRGEGVYGLLRWESGVHRVQRVPATESQGRIHTSAVTVAVLPEAEEVDVQIGENDLRIDVYRASGPGGQSVNTTDSAVRITHLPTGLVVQCQDEKSQHKNKSKAMMVLRSRLLEQAIAAQDSARSAERRTLVGSGDRSAKIRTYNFPQSRFTDHRIGLTVHSLEAIMQGDLDEVMQAIQDHRRQEALSESRSDGA